In Hemicordylus capensis ecotype Gifberg chromosome 3, rHemCap1.1.pri, whole genome shotgun sequence, one DNA window encodes the following:
- the LOC128350257 gene encoding mannose-binding protein-like isoform X1, with product MYLLQMFNALMLGTSLALASVAVPSEHGPNTCTVMACGNPGLNGLPGRDGRDGIKGEKGDSGAILRGQQGFPGKAGPPGAHGAQGAQGTPGQKGQKGESTAVDAVQRQVTALERNIQTLQADLRKIKNVLSLQGALRVGGKTFVSTGWQETFSAGRDLCAKEGAALASPRNAAENTALQEIVKKNSKYAFLDINDIQSEGTFVYLNGARVSYTNWKSGEPNNHNNNEDCVVVHENALWNDLNCEHKSLIICEV from the exons ATGTATCTTCTCCAAATGTTCAATGCCCTGATGCTGGGAACATCACTGGCATTGGCATCCGTTGCTGTTCCGAGTGAACATGGACCAAACACCTGCACAGTGATGGCATGTGGCAACCCAGGACTCAATGGCTTACCAGGCAGAGATGGAAGAGATGGCATCAAAGGAGAGAAGGGAGACTCAG GAGCCATACTGAGAGGCCAACAGGGTTTCCCTGGGAAGGCTGGGCCTCCAGGTGCCCATGGAGCTCAAGGAGCTCAAGGCACCCCAGGTCAAAAAGGACAAAAGGGAGAAAGCACAG CTGTTGATGCTGTTCAAAGACAAGTAACTGCTTTGGAAAGGAACATCCAGACTCTCCAAGCGGACCTCAGAAAAATAAAAAACG TTCTGTCACTGCAGGGGGCGTTGAGAGTTGGGGGGAAAACCTTTGTTTCAACTGGCTGGCAAGAAACGTTCTCAGCTGGGAGAGACCTGTGTGCAAAAGAAGGTGCAGCACTTGCCAGCCCAAGGAATGCAGCTGAGAATACAGCCTTGCAAGAAATTGTGAAGAAGAATTCCAAGTATGCTTTTCTTGATATCAACGATATTCAGTCAGAGGGCACCTTTGTCTACTTGAACGGTGCTCGTGTAAGTTACACAAACTGGAAATCTGGAGAGCCAAATAACCATAATAATAATGAAGACTGTGTTGTCGTACATGAAAATGCATTATGGAATGACCTAAATTGTGAACATAAATCACTGATCATTTGTGAAGTTTAG
- the LOC128350257 gene encoding mannose-binding protein-like isoform X2, translating into MYLLQMFNALMLGTSLALASVAVPSEHGPNTCTVMACGNPGLNGLPGRDGRDGIKGEKGDSGAILRGQQGFPGKAGPPGAHGAQGAQGTPGQKGQKGESTAVDAVQRQVTALERNIQTLQADLRKIKNVLSLQGALRVGGKTFVSTGWQETFSAGRDLCAKEGAALASPRNAAENTALQEIVKKNSKYAFLDINDIQSEGTFVYLNGARLKDPKTVEAIVQTPKPRNLELPKLFLAT; encoded by the exons ATGTATCTTCTCCAAATGTTCAATGCCCTGATGCTGGGAACATCACTGGCATTGGCATCCGTTGCTGTTCCGAGTGAACATGGACCAAACACCTGCACAGTGATGGCATGTGGCAACCCAGGACTCAATGGCTTACCAGGCAGAGATGGAAGAGATGGCATCAAAGGAGAGAAGGGAGACTCAG GAGCCATACTGAGAGGCCAACAGGGTTTCCCTGGGAAGGCTGGGCCTCCAGGTGCCCATGGAGCTCAAGGAGCTCAAGGCACCCCAGGTCAAAAAGGACAAAAGGGAGAAAGCACAG CTGTTGATGCTGTTCAAAGACAAGTAACTGCTTTGGAAAGGAACATCCAGACTCTCCAAGCGGACCTCAGAAAAATAAAAAACG TTCTGTCACTGCAGGGGGCGTTGAGAGTTGGGGGGAAAACCTTTGTTTCAACTGGCTGGCAAGAAACGTTCTCAGCTGGGAGAGACCTGTGTGCAAAAGAAGGTGCAGCACTTGCCAGCCCAAGGAATGCAGCTGAGAATACAGCCTTGCAAGAAATTGTGAAGAAGAATTCCAAGTATGCTTTTCTTGATATCAACGATATTCAGTCAGAGGGCACCTTTGTCTACTTGAACGGTGCTCGT CTGAAGGATCCAAAGACGGTGGAAGCCATCGTACAAACCCCCAAGCCCAGAAATTTAGAACTACCGAAGTTGTTTTTGGCAACTTGA